One genomic segment of Actinoplanes ianthinogenes includes these proteins:
- a CDS encoding aminopeptidase P family protein, translating to MAQKDGGTTPAPKTESHDPAFPEAFLQFMRTGWREDPISITPLPEVPNYAKRRAALSEAFPGETLIIPSGNEKVRANDTDYPFRPGSDFFYLTGDRDPDSVLILHPSGSGHEAVLFTRERNSKDTDRFFRDRNGELWIGRTHTLAEKSAELGLETASLGHLGSALALSAPGRTRVLRGLDANVDRAILAYEPDRSQPRDRELAWVLSELKLVKDEWEIAQLQAAVDATVLGFEDVARVLPADRGVKERLLEGVFGLRARHDGNDLGYGSIVGAGAHATILHWVRNTGVTAPGELLLMDMGVEGHNLYTADVTRTVPVSGTFTPLQRQVYDIVHASQQAGIDAIRPGVLYKDVHQACMRVLAEGLHDLGLLPVGVDEAMAEDSTIYRRWTLHGFGHMLGIDVHDCSNARNETYRDGSLQEGYVLTVEPGLYFQPEDDLVPAELRGIGIRIEDDVLVTADGCRNLSDGLPRSSADVESWLAAQREAGPRLPG from the coding sequence ATGGCGCAGAAGGACGGCGGCACCACCCCCGCACCCAAGACGGAGTCACACGACCCGGCCTTCCCGGAAGCGTTCTTGCAGTTCATGCGGACCGGCTGGCGTGAGGACCCGATCTCCATCACGCCGCTGCCCGAGGTGCCGAATTACGCGAAGCGCCGGGCCGCGCTCTCCGAGGCGTTCCCCGGCGAGACGCTGATCATCCCGAGCGGCAACGAGAAGGTGCGGGCCAACGACACCGACTACCCGTTCCGCCCCGGCAGCGACTTCTTCTACCTGACCGGCGACCGCGACCCGGACAGCGTGCTGATCCTGCACCCGAGCGGCTCCGGGCACGAGGCGGTGCTGTTCACCCGGGAGCGCAACTCCAAGGACACCGACCGCTTCTTCCGGGACCGCAACGGCGAGCTCTGGATCGGCCGCACCCACACCCTCGCCGAGAAATCGGCCGAGCTGGGCCTGGAGACGGCGTCGCTGGGCCACCTCGGCTCGGCGCTGGCCCTCTCCGCGCCGGGCCGCACCCGGGTGCTGCGCGGCCTGGACGCCAACGTCGACCGGGCGATCCTCGCCTACGAGCCGGACCGGTCCCAGCCGCGCGACCGCGAGCTGGCCTGGGTGCTCTCCGAGCTCAAGCTGGTCAAGGACGAGTGGGAGATCGCCCAGCTCCAGGCCGCCGTCGACGCCACGGTGCTCGGCTTCGAGGACGTCGCCCGGGTCCTGCCGGCCGACCGCGGGGTCAAGGAGCGCCTGCTGGAGGGCGTGTTCGGGCTGCGCGCCCGGCACGACGGCAACGACCTGGGTTACGGCTCGATCGTCGGCGCCGGCGCGCACGCGACGATCCTGCACTGGGTGCGCAACACCGGCGTGACCGCGCCCGGCGAGTTGCTGCTGATGGACATGGGGGTGGAGGGGCACAACCTCTACACCGCCGACGTCACCCGCACCGTCCCGGTCTCCGGCACGTTCACGCCGCTCCAGCGGCAGGTCTACGACATCGTGCACGCGTCGCAGCAGGCCGGCATCGACGCGATCCGGCCCGGCGTGCTGTACAAGGACGTGCACCAGGCGTGCATGCGGGTGCTCGCCGAGGGCCTGCACGACCTGGGCCTGCTGCCGGTCGGGGTGGACGAGGCGATGGCCGAGGACAGCACGATCTACCGGCGGTGGACGCTGCACGGGTTCGGGCACATGCTCGGCATCGACGTGCACGACTGCTCGAACGCGCGGAACGAGACGTACCGGGACGGTTCGCTCCAGGAGGGTTACGTGCTCACCGTCGAGCCAGGGCTGTACTTCCAGCCCGAGGACGACCTGGTGCCGGCCGAGCTGCGCGGCATCGGCATCCGGATCGAGGACGACGTGCTGGTCACCGCGGACGGCTGCCGCAACCTGTCGGACGGCCTGCCCCGCTCGTCGGCCGACGTCGAGTCGTGGCTGGCGGCCCAGCGGGAGGCGGGGCCCCGCCTGCCGGGCTGA
- a CDS encoding superoxide dismutase family protein: MLTSVLSAVLALVPIPAPATFQTWKPGVQAVTYDPAVVPVGATAQVAFSSTGQNLWVELEVTGLVPGHAYGAHMHVAGCGRDPKAAGPHYQHRPDPVSPSVDPAYANPANEIWLDFTADARGAATVRHEQQWMFADDRLPKSLVLHAETTRTGPGVAGMAGARVGCLDLPFGYGTGGGR; the protein is encoded by the coding sequence ATGTTAACTAGCGTGCTGTCCGCCGTCCTCGCCCTCGTCCCGATCCCCGCCCCGGCCACGTTCCAGACCTGGAAGCCCGGGGTCCAGGCGGTCACCTACGACCCGGCGGTGGTGCCGGTCGGCGCCACCGCGCAGGTCGCGTTCAGCTCGACCGGGCAGAACCTGTGGGTGGAACTGGAGGTGACCGGGCTGGTGCCGGGGCACGCGTACGGCGCGCACATGCACGTCGCCGGGTGCGGCCGGGACCCCAAGGCGGCCGGCCCGCACTACCAGCACCGGCCGGATCCGGTCAGCCCGTCGGTCGACCCGGCGTACGCCAACCCGGCGAACGAGATCTGGCTGGACTTCACCGCCGACGCCCGGGGCGCGGCCACCGTCCGCCACGAGCAGCAGTGGATGTTCGCCGACGACCGGCTGCCCAAGTCGCTCGTGCTGCACGCCGAGACGACCCGGACCGGGCCCGGCGTGGCCGGCATGGCGGGGGCCCGGGTCGGCTGCCTCGACCTGCCGTTCGGCTACGGGACTGGCGGCGGACGATGA
- a CDS encoding carbohydrate kinase family protein gives MGYAVVLGEALIDLLEAEHDGELIYRQAIGGAPLNVAVAVARLGGRVEYSGTLGTDVLGDRIAAFLAEAGVGERGVRRVGVPTTLAVTTFEGAEPSFTFYGEPPSYALLSEADLDRDGLAGASVLYTGSICLLREPFRAAARAAWDGFAGLRVFDPNVRPKLLPDEAALTALRELVEEFFATADLVKLSLADAQLLYGEPDPAAAAERIRSLGARAVVVTCGARGAHVAAADGAATLPAPSVRAIDATGAGDSVMGALVSRLLAGGRPAGLADWQGHVRFALAVAGLVCERQGGATAMPTPAEVTARWGAEIQGQGRP, from the coding sequence ATGGGCTACGCGGTGGTGCTGGGTGAGGCGCTGATCGACCTTCTCGAGGCGGAGCACGACGGTGAGCTGATCTATCGCCAGGCGATCGGCGGCGCGCCGCTCAACGTCGCCGTCGCGGTGGCCCGGCTCGGCGGCCGGGTGGAATACTCCGGCACGCTCGGCACCGACGTGCTCGGCGACCGGATCGCCGCCTTCCTGGCCGAGGCCGGCGTCGGCGAGCGGGGCGTCCGCCGCGTCGGCGTCCCGACCACCCTGGCGGTCACCACCTTCGAGGGCGCCGAGCCGTCCTTCACGTTTTACGGCGAGCCGCCGTCCTACGCCCTGCTCAGCGAGGCGGATCTGGACCGGGACGGCCTGGCCGGCGCGAGCGTGCTCTACACCGGCTCGATCTGCCTGCTCCGCGAGCCGTTCCGGGCCGCTGCCCGGGCGGCCTGGGACGGTTTCGCCGGCCTGCGCGTCTTCGACCCCAACGTCCGCCCGAAACTGCTCCCCGACGAGGCCGCGCTGACCGCCCTGCGCGAGCTGGTCGAGGAGTTCTTCGCCACCGCCGACCTGGTCAAACTCAGTCTCGCCGACGCGCAGTTGCTTTACGGCGAGCCGGATCCCGCGGCCGCCGCCGAGCGGATCCGGTCGCTGGGCGCGCGGGCCGTGGTGGTGACCTGCGGCGCGCGGGGCGCGCACGTGGCCGCCGCGGACGGCGCGGCCACGCTGCCGGCCCCGTCGGTGCGCGCGATCGATGCCACCGGCGCCGGCGACTCGGTGATGGGCGCGCTGGTCAGCCGGCTCCTGGCCGGCGGCCGCCCGGCCGGCCTGGCCGACTGGCAGGGCCACGTCCGCTTCGCCCTCGCGGTGGCCGGCCTGGTCTGCGAGCGCCAGGGCGGCGCCACCGCGATGCCGACCCCGGCCGAGGTCACCGCCCGCTGGGGCGCGGAGATCCAGGGTCAGGGCAGGCCTTAG
- a CDS encoding thioesterase family protein: MELPEFAPGLSARVELRVTDADTAQALGSGDVPVLATPRVLALAEAATVAATARQLPGGVTTVGTRAEVEHRAAAPVGRTVVGQATLTKVDGRKLVFEVNVKDGDTVVADVRVERMLVDRQRFIAKALGD, encoded by the coding sequence ATGGAGCTACCGGAGTTCGCTCCCGGCCTCAGCGCCCGGGTGGAGTTGAGGGTCACCGACGCCGACACCGCACAGGCCCTCGGCTCCGGCGACGTGCCGGTGCTCGCCACGCCGCGGGTGCTGGCCCTGGCCGAGGCCGCCACCGTGGCGGCGACCGCGCGGCAGCTGCCCGGCGGGGTCACCACCGTGGGCACCCGCGCCGAAGTGGAGCACCGGGCCGCGGCGCCGGTCGGTCGCACGGTTGTCGGGCAGGCCACGCTGACCAAGGTGGACGGGCGCAAGCTGGTCTTCGAGGTGAACGTCAAGGACGGGGACACGGTGGTGGCCGACGTGCGGGTGGAGCGGATGCTGGTCGACCGGCAGCGCTTCATCGCCAAGGCGCTCGGCGACTAA